A stretch of DNA from Cannabis sativa cultivar Pink pepper isolate KNU-18-1 chromosome X, ASM2916894v1, whole genome shotgun sequence:
CTGTTAACACCAAAAGGCTCGAGTTCTATATGGCTAgttaggtatttttcaaaattttccaaagttttttattttgtttcattTTATTAGTGTATCTTTGGAAAATACTTATAGCCCTTGTGGCTCCACACTTGTGAAAAGTTTAGTTATTTATAACGGATTTTACGAGGAGTTTAATTTTCAAGAATATGTTATACCTACCTATAGCTTGGGGTTACCATTTAGTAAATAgtattaagaaaaaataaataattttgttcAAAAGAATGGTAGTCTTTACACCTGAGCAAATGACCTATTTATAGGTTTACATAATAGCATGACTTGGGGTTTCCTAATCCAATACCCGTCCCACTTCTCTAAACTAGATTTAAGTTagtttaaacataaaataatactcTAGAATATCCCGTAAGTAGCCTTGGTGACTTGTGAGTCTAGCTACCACGCCTAGTGTAGGTGGTTAAGCACTAGGGTTAGCCTTGTTGCCAGTCACCGAGAGTCGGCCCTATTTCTCGTCATGAAGGGTTGGCCTTGTGGCTGGCTGTGGAGGGTTGGCCCATGTGGCTTGTCACATACGGTTGATCTTATCTCGTAATGGAGGCGTGTCTTGTCACAGAGGCATGTCTTGTCATGGGCGCATGTCTCGTCACAAAGGTGTATGTCATGAGGGTCAGTCGTGTCTTTGGACATGCAGGGTCGACCCTACTGGTCGGTGATGCTCATCAGAGTTTGAATTAaggaataattttaaaaaatcacaaaaacaacaaaaaaaatattacaaaaatatagagaatttttaacatttttacggttatttagattttatttacataaaatatgattttttttatatatttttatgttgtactacggttattttgttgttgattttttgttatttgtatattatttttgatgttgttttgttgttgttttcttgttactTTCATATAGTCcttttgttgttttcttgtatttttataaaataccatgtaaaaaaaaactttgaacttaaaaatataatttttttttttacaaaaatgagtattttatataattatcccTTGAATTAAATCCTTTGGAGGTGTAGGCCATGTTGATGGAAAAACTTTTGTTGAGTGAGGAGTATAGCTTATATTTAATGGGTTACCTATGAATGGGTAGTATtaggaaaaattcaatttttatgcttaattttttggggtttttttttttttttttttttttttttttttcagttttaaccaaaaaaagtaacaatattaaaaaaatacttccagctggccaaataaacaaatgtacagcaaataaaaaaattacacaaataccacttacacacaccttcaacCCAAGATCCATGCTTCCTGGGCAACTATCGTGCAACCATCGTGCAACTACGCAGCAACCCAACGCAACagaaacaaaaaattcaatcagaaagagaaccaccattaattccgacgacttcacctgagaagacaaccagaatcaatcaaaacaggAGTTGCttcgaattcataaaaaaagtgtaaaaaaactactacgaaactaaaatttaactgaaaatccaatttaatttgcataaaactaatgtcctgacttcaatttttaaattcatgaaagacagatctcaaaaagttgagCTGGAGTTCCtaaacaatccaactcaagtataataataaaataattacataaatattataataaaatgtttatctttgtgtatttttgttgttttctaaatttctaatggtgaatttattcatattaaatcattaaGAGACATatagatagagttacgtacgtggaaacactattttgatttttaatgtttcacaacAGTTGCATTACAGTTGCCTAACcattttgctaacagttatttcgtctgattgaaaccttcgtctgatgcaaccttcaaCCAACCACCCCGAAACTTTCGtttgattgaaaccttcgtctaaGGCAACCTTTGGCCAACCACCTACCAACCACCCTGCAACCACCCTGCAACTATCGtttgattgaaaccttcgtctgatgcaaccaccgCGCAACCACGCAGCAACCATCCTGCAACTATCGTCTGaatgtgtaagtggtattttggtaattaaaatcacataaaaggtATTAATGTTGTCTTTACCTTAtggaggtatttttgtaaataaaatgtcaatttatattttctatgtaataattcctaattttttctatctaattagaataatctctcatttttatattatatgggCTGAGgttgttaagaaaaaaaaatgattttgatttaaatattttgtatataaacatatttttgatatagtgtaaaaagagatattttttatattttttttaattaagtagctaaattaagcatagaaattcaaacttctcttttattattcatCATTGGATCAAAATCTAATGGTTTACTTTCAGTAACCATCAATagggtaatacccattgagaAGTGTTCCGTGTATATATATTgggaaatttcatttttaatgcttaaaaaaaataccctctaacaaaatttagactcctaattaatttatacaattaaatgttattgttttcaatttctacccaaaataccctcccTTCATTTTCCTCCTCTCTCCGTCTCTTTCTCTtctccactctctcttcctcttccttGCACCACCGAGACCAACCAGACCCAGGCACCGAGACCACCCAACCACCACCACCGAACCTCCTTTCCTCCACCACCGAACCTCCTCATCTACTCAAAAACCCAGACGAAACCCAGAGGCCCAAGACCGGTCGGACCTCCATAGCACTCAAGCATAAAAAAACCCAGAGGCCCCGAACCTCTGTCTccgtcttcatcttcatcttcgtgtttattttttttattggatttaTCGATAGATTATCGATAAGTTATCGATAGTTTATCGATGGCATTtatcgataggttatcgatagTATATCGATAAGTTGTCGATAGGTTATCGATGATTTCTGTTTGCACACACACTACAACATTAAGGACCAATAGCGGCGGGCCCCTCGGCCGCTATTGGTCTAGATTCTGGCCGCTaaagggcaatagcggcggacctcggccgctattggtccgccgctattgcttggccgctattaatagtattagcggccaaaaacatgctccgccgctaatactattaatagcggcggagcaatagcggcggacccgccgctattgccccgTGTCGGTTCGTGTTTCGAGACTGACAcagggcaatagcggcggggtcccgccgctattgctccgccgctattgcccatcagaataaaaaaaaattataaatatttataaataataaataataataaatatatatattaatcttatatataaataaataattaattaatatacgaatatttaataaataaatctaattaatataattaaaacaatttaataaaatttattaataatttaaaattgtctcaaagtaattaactttaacataataatcctaataaaatattgtctcaaaattaaactaaattattacaaaacataaataaattattcattaacatcttcattcaggtctctaattatgaagtcttgatctggattattttcggtacgagtccccgaagcccgtggcggagaaggcacataCGCTTGGTCTGATGATAAACCAAGCGTTAAATTACCGAGCTCAGCTTGGTTGaaaatgggagttgaaaaaaattggttctcctgcgatgaactcccaaataatccaaaatcagCAAAGTTTGAGCCGAGCGAAGGAGACTCTGACGGTGTTCGGTATAAGAACTGATTTCCCATTGGCGGAGCGGTATTTATTGCTTCCGAGGAAGCGCCGAGGAAAAGATTGGGGTTCTTCGCCgcaaaaaattttcaaattcttcTTGTGACAAATTTTGGAATTGTTGTTGCGAGGAAGGCTGAAATTGTGGTTGCGAAGGAGGTTGTTATTCTTTGTTCGGAGGAGCGGCATGACTACGAGAAGACGAACCACCGAGCGGCGCGACTGACTATACGTTTGAATGAAATTGTCAAAGCGTGGGTTAAATATTTGGGCACGTTGTTCAGGCGTCAAATTACCCCCCAAGTGGCACGCATAGCTGAGAATATATCTGCCACAGTGCCCATCATTTCAGTAGTTGGTTGGGGAGGCACCGTTGATTGAGTTTGAGGGATTGGTTTCTTTCCTTTGCCCTTGAGCCTTTTACCCACGCCTCTTTGATAGTCAGATCTTTGGCCTAGAACTGTTTCCATAACGTCAAACTGATAACCAGTATCAGATTCAGATTCAGTTCCAGTATCGCTCTGGGATTGTCGTTCCAGTCGCTTCCTATCAAGCTCCTTGATCAGTTCCTCCTATTTAAATCTAAATTATTAgaatatgtaattaatataaaatataaattttaataataaatcattttaatcACTTACATAATCTTTTGCAGCTAATTCATTAACGAAAGTTCCAGACGGTTTTTTCACATGGATCTCCTTCCATGCGTCAACTACATGCTCTCCAGGAGTACCCCCCTATAcaaatataaacaattaaattagtttattataagaaaaaaatattattaactattaaagAATTAAAGAATTAATACATACCATTCCGTGGCGTATGGACGCCAACGATTTTGTGCCTTGCgttgttggatatttcattaattgccgattcgatttatttttagttgaacgattcaAAAATGCCTCGCTAACGAACAATTAGCAAACCGGTTTCCAAGTCTCGGTATTCAAGTAGTCAGGAGGGAATTTGAGAACTGTGTCCCAATCTTCTGGttttttgtaatgttgtttGAAATGCTTGTGTCTGAGTGTCTTTCGCTCACTATACCGCTCCGCCATCACCGAATATAAAGTCCCCATAAGTAGGTCTCGATGGGGATTCCCATCGATATCAAAGTAGTACTATGTAATAAAAGTAATTTAAAGTTATGTTAAATTATAAATGAGgacataaaattattacaacttttaataattcaaaatcactCACTCTAATTCGATTGAGCACTTGATCCTTGTATTGTTGGGGTACATCAGAAAAATTAAGATGACCACCCGGGCACAACATGCTTACTTGTTGGCCAAGAAATCGAACATAATTGCTTGCTTCAGCGCCAACAACTTTGCCTGTTTCAAGATCTACCTCCACCGGCAAGGGCTTACCAgcatctctcttttttttttttcgagatTAGCGTTTGCGGCAACCCCACGACCCTTTCTGACCGGAGGTGGAACTATATATATTCGagggaaaaataattttattagtaaatcatacattcactatttatattcagaacaattgtagatttgaaaaaatatgaaaacctgTTTCGCAAGACGACGGTACCCTAGAAGGATCAGGGGGATCCCTGCCATCACCATCTCCACCGTGGTATGTCGCTAACGTAGCTGACATTTTACTTTACTTTGTAGACGGAAAAAAATGTAAGAATTATGAAGGgggaaaaaataattgaaatatcACACAAATGTTAGAGCATGAAACCTCGATCAAATACGTGTGCTCTAACcctatctattttttcaaacctactATTTATACATCTTACACAAGGACATCGAATTATTCCATCACAATCCTTATGTTCTGATGCCATTGCTAAAAAGGCTTGAAGACCATTCCAAAATTCATGGCAACCACGATTTCTGATTTTGGTCCAAGACTTATCGATTGTCGCCATCTACAATTTAGGCGACAAATAAAGTATTACAAATTTGAATGATTTGTTAagtgttatgaaattttatatataaaaattatgccATGTATATACATCACTCTTGTATATCCATCGCTCTTTTCAACtacttattaattataattataaaattttatgaatattttatgaattaaaatatatttaaataaaaaaattattcattaaagtactactcttttaatttttaactttttaatttttgagttatttataatttatatgaaaacaatttatttttcaaaattaaataaatataaaatataaaataaaaaatataaaattttataaatattttatgaattaaaaaaaaaaattattcattaaattactacttttttaattttcaattttttaatttttgagttatttataatttatatgaaaacaatttatttttcaaatttaaataaatataaaatataaaatataaaattttatgaatattttatgaattaaaatatatttaaatatattttatttattaaattactactatttaatttttaattttttaatttttaagttatttattatttatatgaaaacaaatttattttttaaatttaaataaatataaaatataaaatataaaattttatgaattaaaatatatttaaataaaaattttatttattaaattactactatttaatttttcattttttaatttttgagttatttattatttatacaaaactaaatttattttttaaatttaaataaatataaaatataaaattatgaatattttatgatttaaaatatatttaaataaaaagtttattcattaaattactaattttttaatttttaagttatttattatttatataaaaataaatttattatttaaagtaAAATTCATTTaaagttaccattttttttatttattcatattttttaattttttataccatctcaaaaatgcaataataattattttttaaaaatttaaataaaaattttattcaaatattttaaatatttatttcactTACCAACAAACTTTACTAAAcctactaaaattaattttcaacaacttttttagatttttttatttattctaaatttactaaacttaggtttcaaatttttatttaactatCCAACAAActttttgatttaaataaaatctaatataaaataaacaaatacacatttttcttaatctaaacaaataacataccatatatatatatatattattgttacaatatgtataaattatataaacattaatatatactacatattttatatacacatatatataaaaaaaatatcaatcttatatatatatttacaacttctacacattaataataaatatatatataaataaaacatatatatggacagattaatatatacaatatatatattacaaaatatattatatactttatatatataagatacactacaatatatatatatacagataacaaaatatattatatacgttatatatataagatacaCTACAATATATACActacaatacaatatatatatataataattatatacacagaaaattatatatgtatatatatacagataccaaaataaaaaaaaataaaaactcatataccaaatcatatatacacaaaatatataaacaaatttctatttttatatagaaatatatatatatgtatatacacagATTAtcaaatatatacacatataaaaaaattaaaaaaatcaaactcatataactaaatattatatatacacaaatataaccagatttttaaatatataaacattttattatatacaaaaaCACCATAAATACACATTTTATGTACAAATTTAAAACCAAACACATTATAAATAcacattatattataaaatctaaaataaaaataataatacttaccTATATTCCGGTGGTTGTGGTCGGTCGTTCGCTGGTCGGTGGTGCGACGGGGTGGTGAgggtgttaggctatttttagcctatgttttggatccaatttatgtgcatttctagctgtgttgggacggaattacgcttgttttctatgttttcaggttctttggaataaaagaggtctcgggtgcagaaattcattaaaagacgtgctgagccgaagaaaactcaatttttgagtttttgtgcatatctggccgcggctaaacacaacttggccgcggctagatctcgaGAATTCAGAAGCatcagtcgccgcggcgatgaagaggctcgccgcggcgagttacGAGATACAGAGAGAGCCTAAATTTGGCaatttctcgccgcggcgagaggaagcttggccgcggcgagatcccgtacggaccaggggcattttcgtccatcgaaccctaaatttcaattataaatagaaaactgcgattgaaagtcagggagagcgatttggaaccctaaaacacagctgagagcggcaggaagagcatagagattcaagtgaagatccagaattcattctccaacagttcttttctttattcctctttaatttatttatgttgaatattgctataggaatggttatggatttgtttctgaactaaatttcccatttagggaggatgatgatcgttgtttaatgttttgcctagttaatgtttaattaccattcctccattcttgggtgtgaaattatcttaatttgtgtttaatttcatgtttaagattgatcaccttgtgcatgttctatgatctcaattcaaaatctgaaaagtgagaattgagaatgctaaaattaagataatcgatgttctatgtgaaacgaaagtatttgcatgacttatgtgacgagtagattattgcttaatgctgatttcatgattagtttaattaaggaattaattagataacatgtgatttagaatctagaagatctgaaaggagctaggttatttcataatctgtcattcactgcaagaataggatagtaattaatcattaacgatttgggtaaacaacaacaggattctcctccctattgtctcatcttgctcaactttaaattgtgttactaagttttctgaatttctttcaaattttactgtttttaaatcataattgcttttgatttaccgaatagaatcataagtataatttagtggtacttaatccaattccctgtgggatcgacctcacctgtgtgagatttactacttgattgcgtatacttgcgtagtgtttaaaattatagcaacaagtttttggcgccgttgccggggaattgtctaagattaatattacataaaattatactaacttctactttggtatattttctcttgctgatttttctaacctttttcttgcaatattttcttgatttatttcaggaatcctaagtgcatgcgccgtcaaggacaaacagtcatattaccagttgatcctgaaattgagaaaacttgcaggaggaatcgaaagaacaagaggcaagaaagagtttcagcaactgctgaaacatcagagATCATGGTCTGcgaatgtgaacaataatgcggaaacaatgggggtaataacggtaataatggaggtgctgtggaagatcaagcgaatggccgtagcttgagagattacattctccctactctgacgggagtgcagtcatgtatcaggccaccggcagtggatgcaaacaatTTCGAGATTAAGCCTGCCATActacaaatggtgcagtcttcagtccaGTTTGGTGGACTCCCTTCTGAAGACCCCAATCTGCATCTATCGAACTTCATGGAGTTATGTCAGACCTTCAAAGTCAATGGGGTTAGTGATGACGCCATCCGTTtgagactgtttccattctcactgagagagcgagccaagagttggttgatctCCTTGCCACCAAATTCTATAGCAACATGGACAGACTTAGCAACAAAATTTCTGTCTAAATTCTTCCCTCCAAGCAAAGTACGCAAAGCTGCGAGGAGAAATAAACAACTTCTGTcagcaagataatgaatctctccatgaggcttgggagaggtttaaagatctaatcagaaaatgccctcatcatggcatagaaaagtggatgctggttcacaatttctacaacgggttggttggtaacactagaactctgatagatgcagcagctggtggagcttttatgagaaagagtgctaatgaggcttacgatctattggaggagatggctctaaataatcagcagtggccaactgaaaggagtcaaactaagaaagtagctggtgtgctagaggttgatgccatcacaaaatTGACAGCTCAAGTTGAGGCCTTGACAAAGctgattgcagggcaagctaaacaagcccaagttatttgtgagatatgtggaggcaaccatcacttttcagagtgtcagGCCGATGTGGataatttgccaatggatcaagcaaaagccattgggaactactcccaaaataataattatgggcacaaccaacaggggttctaccagcagagaaatcagccccagcaaaaccaacaacaaagtcctagtggctccaatatccaagctgatttattgctccaattcatgatggaaactagagcctctattaaaactctagaaactcaaatggaacaattggctactcaagtggcaaaccaagctcaaggaaattcagcgagcactagtgaggcaaaaggaaaagagcaatgtaaagcaatttccttgaggagtggaaagaATTATGATGGGCCTGATGTGGTACAACCATGCAATGAAGAAGTTAAAGATCAATCAGCACCAACTCCAACACCAAAGGAaaagaaggctactgatagccctgcaccaccacaacagtctccaccaatcagtattgatcatcatgtgaagataccttatcctcagagactaagaaagaccaatctagacaagcagtttacaaaatttctagaggtcttcaaaagactacacatcaacattccttttgttgaagccttggaacaaatgccccgttatgtgaagttcatgaaggagatattgtctaagaagagaaaaatggaggactatgaaacagtggcattaactgaggagtgtagcgccattttgcaaaagaaactaccgcccaagcttaaagatccgggtagtttcaatattccatgctctatagggggttcagtggaaactaaagctctatgtgatctgggagcaagcattaatctaatgtcgttgtctgtcttcaaaaggctaggattgggaaaagcaaagcccacaacagtgactctacaactagcggatcgttctctaactcatcctcgtggcataattgaagatgtactggtgaaggttggtaagtttatcttccctgctgatttcttaattcttgatatggaggaagattcaactattcccattattttgggaagaccattcttggccacgggtcgagcattaatagatgttcaaaagggggagttaaagttgcgagtccaagatgaagaggtcaattttaatgtttttgccccaactgacattcctacctgttgcaagattgaggtggtgaagggttcttttgttaaaactgataagaagaaagcaaagcctaaagagcgacttcgaacgattcagcgtcgttggaaaagattgatgtgtggtagttctgaaggtgagcttactcttgtgcaaaactctgaaatcaacactattggtggtaaattttcttcatttagtgCGAGGGCTCTTTTGAATGCAAAGGGTGGACTTGATCCCTTCTgatggggctcaggtaagtttctctcaccctggtttattttcatacattggggacaatgtgcatttcAGTTTGGGGGGGGAGACTTAAATTTTTCAGTTCcagtttatttgttttatttgagtttgttttagtttttcttttagtcttgtgtgatagctaaattgaaagatggattgaattgttgttattcacttgtgcaatggattaaaacataactgtgtgcttgacttgcaactgtttgaattaaattggatgtgtgctaggaagtgattcatgtagatttaaaacatttgctattctcacatatcacctctgttctatttggtttgtggaatgattgattgaacatggaatagaatttgtttgacatactctcttgaagcgaaatccttgatgatttttgtttggaaagtgatttaggcaagttttctttggaacgattgagcctttcaagcctgccTATGAATTTTTtaccatagtatacccaaagttgagccttagcctgtttgaaaaaatttttcaccacttaactgagcGTTATCTTGAACTTttttcaccctgaacatatcttattatgccatgagccttgaagcaagtttggggggaataagtgctgtaagtgaaaaaatataaagtgtaggaatgagagattgaaaaaaaaaaaagaataatattgtgtgttgtgcctatgaaaaaaaaaaatgtgtcttcttgaaaaaaaaaagttaagaaaattatgaggtacacacataagaaaaattgcaatctcttatttctgtttttgggatatatggaaagaaagcaaaagAATTGTCTAGGGTTGTTTGGTataattgtgcttatggtatagtatagcctaaatgacttctcacctacccatgtacctaagccatgtgatgctaaccgaaaaagacctattgattccaaatagaaatttgtcaacattagtggagagaggtatgtcattcaaacttattgatcatgtgttagtgggatgttggaaagttagaacagttgtgatattgatggaaattgcgatgctttatgtttgtatgaattacttacttgtaaattgcacattcaacttagttcttagagttggcaagttgaaattctggttattgatggattgaagttgtgcaggtggtggtaacaattaaattgttggaaagttcagctatcattgtcagtttttttttttagtttagtcttagtttactcggggacgagtaaagagtcagtttgggggagtttgttaggctatttttagcctatgttttggatccaatttatgtgcatttcTAGGcttgtgttgggacggaattacgcttgttttctatgttttcggagttctttggaataaaagaggtctcgggtgcagaaattcattaAAAGACGTCTTTGGCCgaagaaaactcaatttttgagtttttgtgcatatctggccgcgacTAAACACAacatggccgcggctagatctcgaGAATTCAGAAGCATCGATcgcgcggcgatgaagaggctcgcgcGGCGAGTTACGAGATACGAGAGAGCCTAAATTTGGCaatttctcgccgcggcgagaggaagcttggccgcggcgagatcccgtacggaccaggggcattttcgtccatcgaaccctaaatttcaattataaatagaaaactgcgattgaaagtcagggagagcgatttggaaccacAAACACggtgagagcggcaggaagagcatagagattcaagtgaagatccagaattcattctccaacagttcttttctttattcctctttaatttatttatgttgaatattgctataggaatggttatggatttgtttctgaactaaatttcccatttagggaggatgatgatcgttgtttaatgttttgcctagttaatgtttaattaccattcctccattcttgggtgtgaaattatcttaatttgtgtttaatttcatgtttaagattgatcaccttgtgcatgttctatgatctcaattcaaaatctgaaaagtgagaattgagaatgctaaaattaagataatcgatgttctatgtgaaacgaaagtatttgcatgactta
This window harbors:
- the LOC115702558 gene encoding uncharacterized protein LOC115702558, whose translation is MKYPTTQGTKSLASIRHGMGGTPGEHVVDAWKEIHVKKPSGTFVNELAAKDYEELIKELDRKRLERQSQSDTGTESESDTGYQFDVMETVLGQRSDYQRGVGKRLKGKGKKPIPQTQSTVPPQPTTEMMGTVADIFSAMRATWGVI